A window of Mytilus edulis chromosome 10, xbMytEdul2.2, whole genome shotgun sequence contains these coding sequences:
- the LOC139490746 gene encoding WASH complex subunit 3-like yields MDSDGLPLVGPGVDYTKVEAIQQKRIVAFINHFVTHTAKFLNRFSSVCEEKLEHMSNRIQELEVSMNLLEAKLSSVPGLENVTAPSSASNGTTTTQASGGPPPPVDTPVATPAASATPAGQPPPPDEAAPAPPPSESTNPVSKDPRYMKFFKMLHFGVPPTAIKLKMRDEGLDPELLDTPDAPAPVGGAPSEDSNSESDQEDNDDDEEDEEDW; encoded by the exons ATGGATTCAGATGGATTGCCTCTTGTAGGACCTGGTGTTGATTATACAAAG gTGGAAGCTATTCAGCAGAAGAGAATTGTTGCATTTATAAACCATTTTGTTACACATACAGCTAAATTTCTCAACAGATTTTCTTCTGTGTGTGAAGAAAAGTTAGAACATATGTCAAATAGAATTCAGGAATTGGAAGTATCAATGAATTTATTAGAGGCCAAG CTTTCATCTGTTCCTGGTTTAGAAAATGTAACAGCACCTTCTAGTGCTTCTAATGGAACAACTACAACACAAGCCTCAGGAGGACCTCCACCTCCAGTAGACACACCTGTGGCCACTCCTGCAGCCTCTGCCACACCAGCAGGTCAACCACCA CCACCAGATGAAGCAGCTCCAGCCCCACCCCCATCAGAATCAACAAACCCTGTATCAAAAGATCCAAGATATATGAAGTTCTTCAAAATGTTACACTTT ggTGTTCCACCTACGGCCATTAAACTGAAGATGAGAGATGAAGGACTAGATCCAGAGTTATTAGA CACACCAGATGCTCCTGCACCTGTTGGAGGTGCTCCATCAGAGGATAGTAATAGTGAAAGTGACCAGGaggataatgatgatgatgaagaGGATGAGGAGGATTGGTGA